In a single window of the Pseudomonas sp. B21-015 genome:
- a CDS encoding aldehyde dehydrogenase family protein, which yields MSERILAELVNGTLSRPQRQWLHATHNPAGGAVLGLLPVADANRVAEAVAAARTAFDDGRWSRLPAINRADLLLDLADQLEANLDALARAETADTGMLLSMTSQGHLPRAIAHCRYFAAECQRQGGECFAMDNAYWQIVQREPLGVVAILAPWSAPLAVATINLAAALAVGNTVVLKSSERAPLTLSLMAELIAALDFPPGVVNIIHGPADPTGKALVRNPQLDGLCFVGGTDTARDIAAQPVSAFRRTLYELGGKSPTIVLADADIDAAVDGAMLAAFASNGEVCTAGSRLLLQEDIQAAFLERFLARVRNLQVGDPCHPLSELGPMIDVAHLESIERHIALSQQEGGTLLCGGQRIPELDGPYLSPAVLSNIAPEMSLFQQEVFGPVVAVTSFSSPEQAVVMANASDYGLAATVWCADAANGLRLARQLRCGVVAVNSPVIRDMRVPFGGRGASGLGRVGGRWSLEQYSELKTVSVPLEGYILPRLGLRGKE from the coding sequence ATGAGTGAACGTATACTTGCCGAACTCGTCAACGGCACCTTATCCCGCCCACAACGGCAATGGCTGCATGCCACTCACAACCCGGCAGGCGGGGCGGTACTAGGGTTGCTACCGGTTGCCGACGCTAACCGTGTCGCCGAAGCAGTTGCCGCTGCCCGTACCGCCTTCGACGATGGTCGATGGAGCAGGCTACCTGCAATTAACCGGGCCGATTTGCTGCTTGATCTGGCAGATCAACTGGAAGCAAATCTTGACGCTCTGGCTCGTGCCGAAACAGCCGATACGGGCATGTTACTCAGTATGACTTCGCAAGGACATTTGCCACGCGCTATCGCGCATTGCCGTTACTTTGCTGCAGAATGCCAACGCCAAGGCGGTGAGTGCTTTGCAATGGACAATGCCTACTGGCAAATCGTGCAGCGCGAGCCGTTGGGGGTCGTTGCCATTTTGGCTCCTTGGAGCGCGCCGCTGGCAGTGGCCACCATTAACTTGGCGGCAGCGCTGGCTGTCGGCAATACTGTGGTACTAAAAAGCTCAGAGCGTGCACCACTGACCTTGTCGCTGATGGCCGAGTTGATTGCCGCACTTGATTTTCCGCCCGGCGTGGTCAATATCATCCACGGCCCCGCCGACCCAACCGGAAAAGCATTGGTGCGCAATCCGCAACTTGACGGACTGTGTTTCGTCGGTGGCACTGATACTGCGAGAGACATCGCCGCCCAACCCGTCAGCGCATTTCGGCGCACCTTGTACGAGCTGGGAGGCAAGTCCCCAACCATCGTGCTGGCCGATGCCGACATTGATGCGGCAGTTGACGGTGCCATGTTGGCTGCTTTTGCCAGCAATGGCGAGGTATGCACTGCAGGCTCCCGCCTGTTGCTGCAGGAAGACATACAGGCCGCCTTTCTTGAGCGCTTTTTGGCACGCGTACGCAATTTACAGGTTGGTGACCCTTGTCACCCGCTCAGCGAGCTCGGCCCGATGATAGACGTGGCTCATTTGGAATCTATCGAACGTCATATTGCCCTCTCGCAGCAAGAAGGAGGCACGTTGCTATGCGGCGGCCAACGTATTCCTGAACTGGACGGCCCGTATCTTAGCCCTGCGGTACTTAGTAACATCGCCCCAGAGATGAGTCTGTTCCAACAGGAAGTCTTCGGCCCAGTCGTGGCAGTTACCTCGTTCAGCTCACCAGAGCAAGCCGTAGTGATGGCCAACGCAAGCGACTATGGTTTGGCAGCAACTGTATGGTGCGCCGATGCGGCTAACGGTCTGCGCTTAGCGCGCCAGTTGCGCTGCGGTGTCGTGGCGGTTAACAGTCCAGTAATACGCGATATGCGGGTACCCTTTGGCGGTCGCGGTGCCAGTGGCCTTGGCCGCGTTGGCGGGCGCTGGAGCCTAGAACAATACAGCGAACTGAAAACTGTCAGCGTGCCATTGGAAGGTTACATCCTGCCGCGTCTGGGCTTGAGGGGGAAGGAATGA
- a CDS encoding peroxiredoxin, with the protein MTTINNLNALPDNLPVPEDDGGADHLLGCALPQLVLPATDGSQVDLSTLPGGSVIFIYPRTGQPGRPALVDNWNEIAGARGCTPQTMGYKALAEAFSVLGYRIYGLSTQSSAYQQELVARLMLPFPILSDEQLQLTCALSMPTLEVAGQTLLKRMSWLVHDGHIVRLCYPVFPPDRNAAEMLVLAQDLVRSVGEELGTTP; encoded by the coding sequence ATGACGACAATAAATAATCTCAATGCCCTACCTGATAACTTGCCGGTGCCAGAGGACGATGGGGGCGCAGACCACTTGCTCGGGTGTGCATTGCCGCAGCTTGTCTTACCTGCTACCGATGGTAGTCAGGTGGACTTGTCTACATTGCCTGGCGGCAGTGTGATATTTATCTATCCACGTACAGGCCAGCCGGGGCGTCCGGCACTGGTAGACAATTGGAATGAAATTGCTGGTGCGCGCGGCTGCACACCACAGACCATGGGATACAAGGCCTTGGCTGAGGCGTTTTCTGTGTTGGGCTACCGCATTTATGGCCTTTCTACCCAGAGCAGCGCATATCAACAGGAGCTTGTAGCCCGCCTAATGCTACCATTCCCCATTCTTAGCGACGAACAGCTGCAGCTCACGTGCGCCTTGTCCATGCCGACGCTGGAGGTCGCCGGGCAGACGCTACTCAAACGCATGAGCTGGCTGGTGCATGATGGCCACATCGTGAGGCTGTGTTATCCGGTGTTTCCACCGGATCGTAACGCTGCCGAGATGCTGGTCTTGGCTCAGGATCTAGTGCGGTCAGTAGGCGAGGAGCTTGGCACTACACCTTGA
- a CDS encoding IS3 family transposase (programmed frameshift) gives MTGKRRTFDDSFKLQVVKMIKDQGLAVPQVCRDLNIGETAVRRWVQQYEAEQLGDVGIGKPLTAEQQRIRQLEQENRQLKMDNDVLKKGYRLLCPRAEVTYRLVRQLQQKAYSVTHVCRLLGISRSGFYEANKRAEVPTSICPMALQLKASFAASGGCYGSRPLRKVLHAKGMEIGLYKIRRLMRANGLRSAWKRKFVHTTDSNHDLPIAENVLNRQFEPDAVNKAWVADITYIRTRSGWLYLAVVLDLFSRKIVGWSMAPNMPAELVCSAMQLAIAQRQPPPGLVAHSDRGSQYASASYRALLARNEMQQSMSRKGNCWDNSVMERFFLSLKMERVWRRDCANHAEAIRDITEYIVGFYNNERLHSKLGYLPPTVYERAMASKPPIEVSGIS, from the exons ATGACTGGCAAACGCAGAACATTCGACGACAGCTTCAAACTGCAAGTGGTAAAGATGATCAAGGACCAGGGACTGGCCGTTCCGCAGGTCTGCCGCGACCTGAATATTGGTGAGACCGCCGTCCGGCGCTGGGTGCAGCAGTACGAGGCTGAACAGCTGGGAGATGTCGGAATCGGCAAACCGTTGACTGCCGAGCAACAACGTATCCGGCAGTTGGAGCAGGAAAATCGCCAGCTCAAGATGGATAACGATGTATTAAAAAAGG GCTACCGCCTTCTTTGCCCGCGAGCTGAAGTAACGTATCGCTTGGTTCGGCAGCTGCAACAGAAGGCTTATTCGGTGACGCATGTCTGTCGGCTGCTGGGCATCAGTCGATCCGGGTTCTACGAAGCCAACAAACGTGCTGAAGTGCCAACATCAATTTGTCCCATGGCTCTGCAACTCAAGGCATCGTTTGCCGCAAGTGGCGGCTGTTATGGCAGTCGTCCGTTGCGTAAAGTGTTGCACGCCAAGGGCATGGAAATAGGCCTTTATAAAATTCGTCGCTTGATGCGTGCCAACGGTCTGCGTTCGGCTTGGAAGCGTAAGTTTGTGCATACGACAGATAGCAACCACGACCTGCCGATTGCTGAAAATGTATTGAATCGCCAATTTGAGCCTGACGCAGTAAACAAAGCTTGGGTGGCAGACATTACCTACATCCGGACCCGAAGCGGCTGGTTATACCTGGCCGTGGTGCTGGACTTGTTCTCACGCAAGATAGTCGGCTGGTCCATGGCCCCGAACATGCCGGCTGAGCTGGTGTGTAGTGCAATGCAGCTGGCGATTGCTCAGCGTCAACCACCACCGGGTCTGGTCGCCCACTCGGATCGTGGCAGCCAATACGCGAGCGCAAGCTACAGAGCGCTGTTGGCAAGAAATGAAATGCAGCAAAGCATGAGCCGTAAAGGTAATTGCTGGGACAACTCAGTGATGGAGCGCTTCTTCCTGAGTTTGAAAATGGAGCGGGTATGGCGGCGCGATTGCGCCAACCACGCCGAAGCGATACGTGACATCACTGAATACATCGTTGGGTTTTACAACAACGAGCGGCTGCACTCGAAACTGGGATATCTGCCACCGACCGTTTACGAACGGGCAATGGCGTCTAAACCTCCTATCGAGGTGTCCGGAATTAGTTGA
- a CDS encoding LasR-specific antiactivator QslA: MIDHSLLSSLPKPKTIDTSSLSQEEAALTLRRSASFRLNGAQSLILHATGQEDLAVELLDDAAVLYDMALQRLLGRPPERARRKHKEYYSIPAADGRPGIRTPWGSDYAPMIEDGVRCAEEWLEDSSSLPLWWALSHHRKRHWAGDCQDSFEAGFLLRLQQRLVQLQSS; encoded by the coding sequence ATGATTGATCACTCTCTCCTGAGCAGCCTGCCCAAACCCAAAACCATCGATACCTCATCGTTAAGCCAAGAAGAGGCGGCTTTGACATTGCGCCGATCTGCCTCCTTTCGCCTCAATGGTGCTCAAAGCCTAATCCTACATGCCACAGGACAGGAGGATTTGGCGGTTGAATTGCTCGACGATGCGGCCGTGCTGTATGACATGGCCCTCCAACGCTTGTTGGGACGCCCTCCCGAACGCGCGAGGCGAAAACATAAAGAGTACTACTCGATTCCCGCAGCAGATGGCAGACCCGGCATCCGAACGCCTTGGGGTAGCGACTACGCCCCCATGATCGAAGACGGCGTGCGATGTGCAGAAGAGTGGCTGGAGGACTCATCGTCGCTTCCCCTTTGGTGGGCCCTTTCCCACCACCGTAAAAGACATTGGGCGGGCGACTGCCAGGACTCCTTCGAAGCAGGCTTCTTGTTACGTTTGCAGCAACGACTGGTGCAATTGCAGTCTTCTTGA
- a CDS encoding Hcp family type VI secretion system effector, with product MATPAYMSVTGEKQGLITAGAFTADSVGNTYQEGHEDQVMVQAFSHDVIIPRDPQSGQPTGQRVHKPVVITKVYDKASPLLQAALTSGERMSEIVIQWFRTSAQGTQEHYYTTKLEDAIIVAINNKMHNCQDPGNSHFTHLEEVQFTYRKITWTHEVSGTSGSDDWRAPVV from the coding sequence ATGGCTACACCAGCGTACATGTCGGTTACCGGCGAAAAACAAGGCCTGATCACTGCCGGCGCTTTCACCGCTGACTCCGTTGGCAACACCTACCAGGAAGGTCACGAAGACCAGGTCATGGTTCAGGCGTTCAGCCACGACGTGATCATCCCGCGTGACCCGCAATCCGGTCAGCCAACCGGTCAGCGCGTTCACAAACCAGTTGTGATCACCAAGGTCTACGACAAGGCTTCGCCGCTGCTGCAAGCTGCTCTGACTTCGGGCGAGCGCATGAGCGAAATCGTTATCCAGTGGTTCCGTACTTCGGCTCAAGGTACCCAAGAGCACTACTACACCACCAAACTGGAAGACGCGATCATCGTCGCCATCAACAACAAAATGCACAACTGCCAGGATCCAGGCAATTCGCACTTCACCCACCTGGAAGAAGTGCAATTCACCTACCGCAAAATCACCTGGACCCACGAAGTATCCGGTACTTCGGGTTCCGATGACTGGCGTGCTCCAGTCGTTTAA
- a CDS encoding type VI secretion system tip protein VgrG yields the protein MFSPANQPHFNLTVDGIDSDFQVLSFTGREALNTPFEFELELVSEKASINLESVLHKLAFLQLSPSGSGIHGLVYSIAQGEAGKRLTRYKISLRPQLAYLAHRFNQRIFQQMTVQQIISKVLEEHGILASDYHFQLSAIYPERIYCTQYDESDLHFVQRLCEEEGIHYHFQHTASGHKLTFGDDQTVFPKLTPVAYQQDSGLVADKPVVKRFGLRLATRTSRTTRRDYDFIKPKIELESDAKSSAQPDLEDYDYPGRFVDRDRGRHLANRALERHRSDYRLAEGNSDQPILVTGHFLALTEHANPTWNDLWLLTEIFHEGKQPQVLEESVTSDTTDLKDDFHQGYRNRFNAIPWDVPYRPPLDHPKPKVLGAQSAVVTGPEGEEIYCDQYGRVKVQFFWDREGKHDDMTTCWMRVASNWAAQTFGSINIPRVGMEVLISFLEGDPDQPLITGCLYHGANLPPYKLPDFKTLATVKSKEYKGSRANELRIDDTTSEISIALRSDHGASAINLGYLTHPRPSGGQPRGEGFELRTDRHGAVRAGAGLLITTEPRPNESKHHKDLPETAERLATASDQQDGFAVQAKELQAQEAGDQDDVAKALHAQYQGVLGSAPANMAANEFPEFTEPHLVLASPAGIALTTPRSSHIATGEHLALSSTGHTSLSIGKRLLASASRGMRLFVQSMGWRLVAASGDIDVRALKDSINLLAKLNITANADRITITAKTELVIQGGGSATTYNAGGITHATSGPYTAHAANFAYTGAKSLAGVFPEPPKPGKGNLELFNQYAGRQGIKEGDYEVIDALGKSIKGKLDGKGFASVAGAAPGPARVLFGKDPADTWSDGSYIGKPEWPLNPPGAEDVPSQVQAMVAQVLPSKNWDVLEKGKDLAQTGMSAMQTAQGAMQTAQQVKGVVQGGVAGLPKLASAAMPSASGLLGAASKAGKLPTLPAPTLPKPSLKTPGLLAGEMLS from the coding sequence ATGTTCTCACCGGCCAACCAGCCTCATTTCAATCTCACTGTCGATGGCATCGACAGCGACTTCCAGGTGCTGTCGTTCACCGGTCGAGAGGCACTCAACACTCCCTTCGAATTCGAGTTGGAACTGGTCAGTGAAAAGGCCTCGATCAACCTCGAAAGCGTGCTGCACAAACTGGCGTTTCTTCAGCTCTCGCCGAGCGGCAGCGGGATTCACGGGCTGGTCTACAGCATTGCCCAGGGCGAGGCAGGCAAACGCCTGACCCGCTACAAGATCTCCCTGCGCCCGCAACTGGCTTACCTGGCGCACCGCTTCAATCAGCGCATTTTCCAGCAGATGACGGTGCAGCAGATCATCAGCAAGGTGCTGGAAGAACACGGCATCCTCGCCAGCGATTACCACTTCCAGCTGAGCGCGATCTATCCCGAGCGCATCTACTGCACGCAGTACGACGAGAGTGACCTGCATTTCGTCCAGCGCTTGTGCGAAGAGGAGGGGATTCACTACCACTTCCAGCACACCGCCAGCGGCCACAAACTGACCTTCGGCGATGACCAGACGGTGTTCCCGAAGCTCACGCCAGTGGCTTATCAGCAGGACTCCGGACTGGTCGCCGACAAACCGGTGGTCAAGCGTTTCGGTCTGCGTCTGGCCACCCGCACCAGCCGTACCACACGGCGCGATTACGACTTCATCAAGCCGAAGATCGAGCTGGAAAGCGATGCAAAAAGCTCGGCTCAGCCGGATCTGGAAGACTACGACTACCCGGGCCGGTTCGTTGATCGCGACCGTGGCCGGCATCTGGCCAATCGTGCGCTGGAACGCCACCGCAGTGACTATCGTCTGGCCGAGGGCAACAGCGACCAGCCTATCCTGGTCACCGGGCATTTCCTCGCCTTGACCGAGCACGCCAACCCGACTTGGAACGACCTGTGGCTGCTCACTGAAATCTTCCATGAAGGCAAGCAGCCGCAGGTGCTGGAAGAGTCGGTGACCAGCGACACCACCGACCTGAAGGACGATTTCCATCAGGGCTATCGCAACCGCTTCAACGCGATCCCGTGGGACGTGCCCTACCGTCCGCCACTGGATCACCCGAAACCGAAAGTGCTCGGCGCGCAAAGTGCGGTGGTCACCGGCCCCGAAGGCGAAGAGATTTATTGCGACCAGTATGGCCGGGTGAAGGTGCAGTTCTTCTGGGATCGCGAAGGCAAGCACGACGACATGACCACCTGCTGGATGCGCGTGGCCTCGAACTGGGCAGCGCAGACCTTCGGTTCGATCAACATTCCGCGCGTTGGCATGGAAGTGCTGATCAGCTTTCTGGAAGGTGATCCCGACCAGCCGCTGATCACCGGTTGCCTGTACCACGGCGCGAATCTGCCGCCGTACAAACTGCCGGACTTCAAGACCCTCGCGACGGTCAAGAGCAAGGAATACAAAGGCAGCCGCGCCAACGAACTGCGCATCGACGACACCACCAGCGAGATCAGCATCGCGCTGCGCAGTGATCACGGCGCGAGTGCGATCAACCTCGGTTACCTGACCCATCCGCGCCCAAGCGGCGGTCAACCGCGTGGTGAAGGTTTCGAGCTGCGTACGGACCGCCATGGTGCGGTGCGTGCCGGCGCCGGTTTGCTGATCACCACCGAACCGCGTCCAAACGAATCCAAGCATCACAAAGATCTGCCGGAAACCGCCGAACGCCTCGCCACCGCGAGCGATCAGCAGGACGGCTTTGCGGTGCAAGCCAAAGAACTGCAAGCGCAGGAAGCGGGCGATCAGGACGACGTGGCCAAGGCGCTGCACGCCCAGTATCAAGGCGTGCTCGGATCGGCCCCGGCGAACATGGCGGCCAACGAATTTCCGGAATTCACCGAACCGCATCTGGTGCTCGCCAGCCCGGCCGGCATCGCCCTGACCACGCCGCGCTCCAGCCACATCGCCACCGGCGAACACCTGGCGCTGAGCAGCACCGGCCACACCAGTCTGTCGATCGGCAAACGCCTGCTGGCCAGTGCCAGTCGCGGCATGCGCCTGTTCGTGCAAAGCATGGGCTGGCGTCTGGTCGCGGCCTCCGGCGACATCGACGTACGGGCGCTGAAGGACAGCATCAACCTGCTGGCCAAACTCAACATCACCGCCAACGCCGACCGCATCACCATCACCGCCAAGACCGAATTGGTGATCCAGGGTGGCGGCAGCGCCACGACCTACAACGCTGGCGGCATCACCCACGCCACTAGCGGCCCGTACACCGCGCACGCGGCGAACTTCGCCTACACCGGGGCTAAAAGTCTGGCCGGTGTATTTCCGGAACCGCCGAAACCGGGCAAGGGCAACCTCGAACTGTTCAACCAGTACGCCGGGCGCCAGGGCATCAAGGAAGGCGATTACGAAGTCATCGACGCCTTGGGCAAAAGCATCAAGGGCAAGCTCGACGGCAAAGGTTTCGCCAGCGTCGCCGGTGCTGCGCCAGGGCCGGCTCGCGTGCTGTTTGGCAAGGATCCGGCGGACACCTGGAGTGATGGCAGCTACATCGGCAAACCGGAATGGCCGTTAAATCCACCGGGGGCGGAAGACGTGCCGAGTCAGGTGCAGGCGATGGTCGCGCAAGTGTTGCCGAGTAAGAACTGGGATGTTTTGGAGAAGGGCAAGGACTTGGCGCAAACAGGGATGAGTGCGATGCAGACCGCACAAGGCGCGATGCAAACAGCACAGCAAGTGAAAGGCGTGGTGCAGGGCGGGGTGGCCGGGTTGCCGAAACTGGCGAGTGCAGCGATGCCGAGTGCTTCCGGACTTCTCGGGGCTGCGAGCAAGGCGGGCAAGTTGCCGACTCTGCCGGCACCGACGCTTCCAAAACCTTCCTTGAAAACCCCGGGCCTGCTGGCGGGTGAGATGCTGTCATGA